GAAACAGAAGCAACTAGCATATAAACTACATAACCTTTTTGATGGAGAAATGAACAAGCTATGCACATATGGTTCAGTGAGTGGATGCTCGACCGGGAAAGGTCCACAATTGCTTTCTAGATTTTCTTACTTGGAAGCATTCAAATTCAAGATActcaaaaaaatattctgaCAATTAAtgcaattttatattattattctagTTTGGCACCATCCTCACTTTAAAATGATGCTCTGCCCTTCTCTTCCTTCGTCAAAAAGCTCACTTCCCCATAAGCAGACTAAAGCAGTATCTATTCTCTATACACAAATTGCagagaaaagagatggaggTTTGTGACAGTGGTTCACATGACATGGCTACAAACCAACCTTCATATTATAACCATGCAGATGAGGATTATATTGATATGGAGCTGAGCTCTTCTTCCAACTTCTTCTGTTACTCAATCAGTTCTCCCCCACAAACCAGAGAATTTGAGTTTCAAATGACTTCAATTTCACTTGAAAAAGAACCCACAACTTCTGCAGCAGATGAGCTTTTCTACAGAGGAAAACTCCTTCCTCTTCATCTCCCTCCTCGCTTGCAAATGGTTAGAAAAATCCTCGAGAGTTCTTCCAGCACTACAAATGAACATGATAAAACTGCTCATGAAGAAGAAGGCTTGGAAGAAAATTATGGCAATCCTTTGATCATCAGTAGCTCCACCACACCTACTAATACCAGTACCCCACTTGAATCCTGCAACATTTCACCATCGGAGTCTTGCCGGGTTAGCACTGAACTAAATCCAGGTGAGTATTTCTTCCAATGGCCAACTGAAACGGGTGGATTCATTAATGGTGATCGTCCAAAGAGGTCTTGGTCCAAAAAGCTGAAGCAAATCAAGCAATTCGCAATGGGTCAAAAGCTCAAGGCTTCAAGATCATATCTCAAGTCTTTGTTCAGCAAATCTGGTTGTTCAAATGAATCCTCATGTGCCAAGGCAGCAGCTTGCAATGTTGAAGCAAAAGTTCCCTCAAAGGGAGAGGACTGTCTGCAACAGTTCACGAAGGAAGCCAAGAAAAACCCATTTGACAGATACCAGATATCAACGACTTTGATGAAGAGCATTGAAAGAGAGATGCTGGAGGAAAGTGTTACTAGCCACAGGAGGTCATTTTCTGGGGTGATTCAACGGCATTCTGCGACGAAGTCTTCATCTTCGTCTACATCTTCATCTGGCtcttcatctttttcatttggTTCAAGTGGTTTTTACGATTTGCAGCTGCTCAAGAGGAGTTGCAGCGCAAATTCAGAGACAGAGGGTTCGATAGAGGAAGCAATCGCTCACTGTAAACAGTCTCAACGGCTGTATGGTTCTCCAAGGGTAGCCAGTGAAGCTGGGGTTTGTTCACAGTTGTTTGCTTCAAGGTCTGCAGTTTGTGGGGATATTAATGAACAAATAAGAGGATTTTGCAGCATCTGATCGATGCTTATCGCCATGGGGGATAAGAAGCCCACCAGAGAGACATGGAGAGACAAGGTGCGACGTTGCGAGTAAGATGGAAAGACCTGAAGTTCTTGTTCGACTTTCCGAAAGGAGTGCTGTCACTTAATGTATTTCGATGTTCAATTGGTTGCTTGGTTTTCATGTACCGTTAGATTCGTTCATCTTTTAAAGTTAATCAGAAGTTTTAGAATTATAGTGAAATTAACATGGCACTGGAAAATATGATTGCTTGGCCCTACTTCTGTTTTGCAAAATAATTGTACAAGACTTGCACGACTTAAAAGTATGCATTTAATTTTAGTctcatttttttaccatagAAGCCAATATTCCAATAGTtacttattaatttaatataaaataataagaaaaagatCCACACTCACcgaagaaggaagaagatgttATGGTTTATTGAACAAGAAGATCAGCAATTCCAGAGGTTTTTCCTCAATAATTTTGAGATAAAAGATTCAATATATATGtgtctatatatctatatatatatatatatatgacttctAAAACTTTAATCTCAACCTAACAAACTATTATGGTATGTGCCATATATTTGTAGAAATTTCAAAATCGATCGTTTCTTCGTATATACCCGGCCACTTCCTCCCGAGTATTTGACAGGTTTTCAGATAAATATGCGACTGCATGTGCAGTGGCGGGATCAACAAGTTTTTTTTTGAAGGGAGGCCaaattttttaatgtatgaCACACTGATattcaaaaatcataaaaataaaattatatataaaattagatttcgataatttataatatatacgtagaaataaaattataaaaatataacgttgtaatatatgtttcatattttttatgataatgtttcatgaaataatatttatttattattatttttgtaataaaatatttggaaTTTATTTGCTACATAGAAACTATCAATTGATCTTTTAAAATGTCATATTTCATTATAGTACGTAAGctagttttttaaatttcatgtaAACTCTATATATTCTTGCTTAATAAAGTTTAGATGATAAAACTTTTCAACTATTTTCCATATAAATCACTaactttaaatgatttttcttgtatttttattttggattatTTCATATTAGGAAAcctaatattatataacaaaaaattttggaatgatattaataagtttattatttctcctaaacttaatttttatttaattttggtgagaccacatccttgaaaataaataatatatatataaattatacaaaattcttgaactataagaaaaaagttagagagatatttaattttaagtatattgagattttataaaattttatagagtatatagaaattataaattttttgaggGTCATTTTctgtatttataaaattatcattaaaaactagagtatattttaattttaaaaaaaaattaatttggggAGCCAATGGCAAACGTAGGTCCGCCGCTGTTTATCCTGTCCAGACCAGAAATATCCAGGGAAAAATGTTACTAGCCACTGAAAACTAActattaatttacatattactataaaataaaaaataaaaaataaagtatgtGTTTAAGTGTGTTAATGACGTGGCACTGTTGGGGCCAGTAAGCAGGTGGGGATCTTGTGAGTAAATGTCAGGGGAGATTGAACTCTTGAGGTATCCATATCGTCTGCATGCAACTTGTCATCTTCTTACTCTCTCAACCTGATGCATGTCTCCAACGATTTGATTAGGACTGAGCAATCGGATATTTGGGTATATCCAATCCGAAATCCGGATTTCAAATCTGGGCTGGAGTCCGGCCCGGATATATCCAGGTTATGACTCGGGCTGGAATCCTGATTGATCTGAGTTGGGTTCCAGCCTAgacccagttttttttttttctataaatattaaaatagaaaatacccGAAGTACTTGAGTTTTCATGATTATGACTTTTAAGACTTCACGTCCATAACATGggtattaaaagaaatttaacACAAGCAAAAAGAAATGAGCAGACAGAGTACTGGGGTCGGTGTCGTGATtgtgaaaaagaaaagtgagaggAACTAGGAGAAATCGAGAGAGTCAGTGGTGCCTGCAGAGAACAAAAGGAGCAGAGGTAGAGAAAGGACTCACTCACTTATCCTTGATCAATAATTCCTGATGATCAACATTCCTCATTACAAACTCATCCCAATTTGTGCAAAAACATACACaaagtgaaaatgagaagataaatCAAATTAATACAACATTCCTAAAACTGattacaaacaaaatgaaaactaGCCATGCAAGGAAATAAACTAGCCATTGAActtaaaaattctcaaaatgacagcatcaaacttccaaaaaaaattaaacttccaAAATTACAGATAAATCAAAATGACAGCATCAAACttcgaaaaattaaaaatgaaaactttactAAAAGAACTCTAATCTTAATCCCTTTTATAATCTTCTATCAACCTCAAATTTTCAGCCCAATCTTCATctttgaaaattctcaaaaaccccattaaaaaaaaaaggaaaaaaattaaaaaagaaatataaagagcAATGCAAACCCCACTTCCAGATCTTGATCCGTAGACACAACCATACCAAATCATGTAAGAACAAGTAGTAGATGCAAGGACAGCAAGGACAGCACAGAGAAGGCACATGCAACAGCATTTGCAAAAGCCAAAAACCTGCAAATACatggttaaatatataaacaacagtacataattatattctgtgcatgcaaaaaacaaacaagattGTTAATGCACAATTATATTGCACATAATTATATTGCCATGTGGTCTAAAGTTCTTGGATGCACAGGAACTTGCTGAGCAGAGGCaaatatcaaatacatgaaaCCATAGAAAGAAGAAATAGCTGATTCGATGTACATAGTTTAGAACTTTAGCATGTGGATCAACTTCAGTATTTCAATTTATATTGGCTTATTTGATAATAAGCATTTTTAATTGTCATTGTAAGTCATCTTTGGAGTCAAtaaagttgagttttttttcctctaaatcCTTTTTCACCTCGGAGGCTTTAAGAAATTTATGTTCAAGATTTTagtcaaaaggaaagaaagaaaagaggagaaaaaaaaaaggtaaaatagAAGTTGATGTGTTTACTTTCTCCCTTTTCGATGTTCATGCACTCCTTAGAGAATATCATATGGAAAATATCTTTCCAAATCCAGCTTATAAGATGCACCTGAGCAATgtttaacaaatgaaaaaattgCATTGAAGAGTCTAGAaaccaaaatcaagaaaatagcAATGTTCTTCACTTTGAAATGTAAAACATTTTTATTCCTAGGAAACAAAAACATAAGGAGAACGAGGTTAAACCTGaataatttgtacaaaatcTCTTACCTCCATTGAAAATTAACCAGGGATAAACTTTTCAGCATGAATGGGAATGGAGACTCACATCAGCTTCGGTTGAAGATGAAGCTAGATGAtcgtctaaaaaaaattaaaaattgagttagataaataataaaccgaattagatagatattaaaaaaaatatttcacgtttcaaacttaccttcaaggTCCATCGACTGTATGTATTCTTCCAAATCTCAAATGTTAATTGGTTTGGTCATTAACcaattttggatgcaaatgaGAGGTTCAACAGTTTCTGGAGACAAGGAACTCCTAAAAGGATCCAATATGCGTCCTCCAGTACTAAATGCGGACTCCGAGGCAACAGTGAAAATGGGGGTGGCTAACACATCACGTGCTACCTCAGCAAGAACATGatagttaacggcattaattctCCACCAATCTAAGATATCAAAACCGAGCGAGTCGTCTATACATGTCTCAGAAAAATATCTATCTAGCTCCAATCTAAACTCCGTAACACCCTGTTCCTTAAGAAAGTTGGTAAACATGATCTTAAATTTAGTAGGTGCTGGCTCATTACCAATATTTATATTAGTGCTGCTTGGCCTTCCTTGAGCCATATTAGAACTCTTCCCACTAGCCACACGAAATGTGTTATACTGCTCAATCAAGCGGCCTAAAAGGAGTTTAACCCTGTCCTCTATCTTATTCGCCAACTCACACCCTCTGCATTTTTGCAACCAGAAATTCATTGCCATTATTTTATatcgtggatcaagcacaaaagcaacatatatcatcaagttgaacctatttgtgctaccccaatacttctcatacttgtttctcatatttatgtctatagtactagtgataatatcatcactcaagcacatatcatttaatgtatcctcaattgtgcaaagttgctcaaaataaacattagctgtcacatacaaagaaccagaaatgcttaatgtaacatcataaaaaactttcagCAACTCCACAAAAATCTGTGCATTTTTCCAATCATTGCTAGTAGGGTTCAAGAAttggtcatccacaaacacatatTGTTCAAaggcttgtttgtgtttttcagcggtactcaacatcaaatatgtagagttccatctagtaggaACATCCAAGTAAATCATCCTCccactaattttttcatttaccGCACAAGCCTTGAACTTGGCAAATCTTGAAGGTGGGGATTTCACATACCGGACAGCATCCCTAATCTTTGACACAAAATCAATTACATCATTCAAGCCGTCCATAACAATCAGATTCAATATATGGGCAGCACATCGCATGTGAAGAAATTCACCACCCAATATATGGGTGTTTTCCGAGCCGGTGCCCgtaaccggaacccggataaccgggttccgGACCAGGCCAAAAAAAAATCCAGCTCAGTTGCCCAACCCTAGACTTGACAAGTTAATATGGGCAAAAGAAAGTCAAGAGACGAAAATGGGTCCCTAGCTCCACATATACAACGTCTTAAGATAACCTTAATCATCATCTCCACCTAAAAAACAACAAACAACGTACGTCttataacaaaaacaaagatcAAACTTAATTTACCTGTGTGCCATTATtcaatactctctctctctctctctctctctctctctaaaccatTTATAACAgtttaaatattacatgacacgTTTTAAATCGTATATTATGTTTGGTATTCAAGTAGACAACTATTTGAAATGCGTATCAGAAGAAACGACAAGAAATGACACAATTTAAgatgaaaaacatttttcagatttaaaagaGCCTGATTATATTGCGTGTGACGGAAATTTCTCACCTCATATTCATTTCCTATTAAGTGATTCATCTATATCTCATACAATCTTTAATTCAAAGAGTCTTTCATTTACACACACAAAAAGAtcataagtatattatatatatatatatatatatatagctgagTCATTGATGGCGATATCTCAATGTATAATCGACAAAAATCATAGACAGCAATAGACATATCTTGCTACACCCCAATGTATTGTTCCTCATGATATATGGGCCGAAAGATCTTGCTAACAGTGAAGGTCCAAAATTGCAGGCCCATGTTATCTGATTCATTTGGAgccttattaatcattttgtaGGATACTGTCATTCTCCtgtaaagaataaataaataaataataagtggtgtaaaaaatttcatttcaatatttaaatattatttaaatataaatattttttatttcaaattttaacttttttactttttttatttgatcattatctcattattccaattttttcaaatttttaaacaaaatataaaaaataattcaatttttttaaattctaaaaataaaaattatattaaaaaattatattttaactccattttaactttattatttttttatcaaactttttctcttttgtttctcaaaactccataaaaatcTAACTCAACtacattactattcacaaattatctcactattatttacatattttttatctaatctcatcttgTATGTATAATCAAACAGACCCAAAAgtttcattatattcaaatactaTCATGACCAAAGCAAACGTACAATTAATCGTTTGgtttcagagatgagatgaaactaaCTCGTATAAAGAGAAACTctttaatcaaaatatttattttaaaattattttctaaatcaaaaccatctcattttatctcacttcttaatttaaacatacaaaattttcaaaaatcatttcatcacatctcaactcaataaatttattactatttataaattatctcaattcatctcatttcactttTCTAACGAGTAATGAATGGCCCGCATTATGTGATGCTCCTCCCAAAATGAGACTCTAATAGACATGATCATTCCAAAAAAGAGTATCCAAACTggaaaaaataatacttttacataattcGTTACCTTTAAACACATACGCAATTTACTTGTTCCAATTATGTAgagaaaaaagttaataaattgattttttttgatgTGGTGCATCGGATTTATCGATGCGGGCCGGGAATGATTCAATTTTCAAAGGAatggaagaaaatattaaaatgatagaGAAGATAGCCATGAGATGTCGCTCAACCAAAGGATAACGAAAGTCGCTCATCACTATTTAATTATGCAGAGCTGTTAGGTACTGTCGTAATGTACAAGTGGCGTGTAAACGAATGTgcagaaagaataaaaaaaataaaaaacgaatacctctcttttcctttcttctttaagCACTTATTAAATGGTAactgacaaaaataaaaagagaatgaaagagagaggagagacaattaaaaaaaaattattattaaatatgttaattGCGTGCTGCTTATATCCGACGTTTGTAAAAGGCATTTCCCTTAATCAGTGTGCTTACTCGCATGACTAAGTCAGGCACTTGATTTTGGAAGAGGAATTTTTCATATATCATTCCCTCAAAATCTAAGCAAAAGAGCTTGCAAATggattctttaaaaaaaaaataaataaatattataaatacaaaaaaattatataaaataaatttataaattgatataattttataaaatttattatatctattttatgataaaagtaattttataatttgatatattacagtagattataaatttatttttgtataatttttttataattaaaatatttttttcaatgaaataaaagtcCGCGATTTCGTGCATGCTGATGTTATTAGTctaagggctttgctacatacagtcgggaaacgcagtcggcgtgcagtcggctgtacggaatgaataaaaaaaaattataaaaaaattattttatattcagggggacctacatgaattataaaaagttataaaaataattttttttttcatgtagatcccgtattaattttttttttacaactaaCTGCACGCCGATTACATTTTCCgactgtacaaatcatttctgttaGTCTAAATAGATATGACATCATAGGGTTGGTCCAGCATATAATTAGTGACTTTACGGCTTCCCACTTTGACTATCAATGCAGCATACTAGGATGTAATAATGATGGAACCACTTACAAAccatggttttagatgaaaaacaACGGGTGGGCATTCACGACAAACAATCCATTGATTGCAAAACTGAGTTAAGGTGTTTAAAagttgtttaaaatattattataatataatttttaaatattaattttattttaaaatttaaaaaaattaaattatttattatatttaatataaaaatttgtaaatattataataataaaataaaataagatgagataaaatattttaaataattaaattatattttgaataatacaTGGAAGAAAACTGCCACGTACACATGCCAAGTCATCAAATTGCGACATCAGCAAGGTGCCACAACAATTTTTACCTATTATGCTCATGCATTATATACTTTACAAGCCTACTTATATTCCAAGGCATATCAATCCATCAGGTATAATAATTCTTGTACATGTATAATAATTACTTAGAATTGCATGCAACAATTATTAtccttttaatatttataataaatatatcatattaaatgtaaatagaaatttatagaatatttaattCGGTTCggtctaaaatatttaaaattggaaACGAACGAActgaaataaggaaaaaaaaaaaaaaaaaatagagaagcaAAACTGTAGTTGAAATGATTTGTTCATTTTGGTTTGTATAAATgcgtttaaaaaaatgaataaatacgagacttcatgaaaagaaaattaatttttaataatagacacTTACATACTTCAGGACTACgtacttataatattataatattacaattttctcataCGATTCTAACTGTTAGaccgatttttcttttcttttcttttgacggtcttagactttttttttttattttatttgaaaatttttcagtCTTAGATGATTATCCATTCTATGAACAGATTAGGCTCGGAAACCCGCCCGCAACAAGAATTCTCTTCTTCTCAGCATACGGACTGTTGATCTCTCCCATTGCCTTGCCAAGAAACATTTGACCttagaatgatttttttttttttaaatttgtagtGATTTTCAATCATGCATTTCTTGACTTGACTAATTGTTCTTAATTTTAAAGGATATTGGAGGAATTTTGTTGGTTTATAGTCAAATTCAACAACAAATTGTAATACTAAAtagaaatttcttttattaaaaattcactTCCTTACCGAAGAGGAATATAGTGATTACAATCAAACGCTTTGGAGAGCCAAAATAGCCCCAAACCAAGGTGCAAAAACAAAACCTAATTCACAGCGAAATCCAATATAAggtttatatgttatatatatcatCTACTCCGAAGTATTAGATATTTGAATTCTAGAATCCGGTTTCCACACAAGGTTTTTCGATAAGTAATTAGAACTAACTTGCTTTGAAAGAAATAATGCATGATCAATTGATCATTCATACAAATATAATCCGATCATGGGCATCCTTTGTTCAAGCATCCAATACTCTCGGACTAGGAAAAGGTTAAGACTATGTGACATGGGATATATACATATCCGGAAGATCAAAACCGAGGATAAAAAACAAGGAGATCTCAAATTGCATAGACTGTGCTTAGAATCTCGGAATCCGACATTACAGCAGACATAGACCGTGATTGTGACCTAGTACTGCTCATGGAAGACCTCCTAATGCTGCGCAGTTTAGAAGCCTCCATCCTGTGCACAATCACCCAGTAACACATTGTCCCCAATGTAGTTGCCATGATCACCGTCCCAACAGCCGTTACTCCGACAGCCAAGCCCCTATGGTTTTTTCCCACCACAAGATATGACAAGGCAAGATAGGCCACTGAAACCAGCACACAAGCCAACCACATTAGCTTGTTTATAATTGCCATCATTTGCTTTTTGGCCTTCCTCTCTATTACTACAATTGAAGTTTGAACTACCACCACAGCCAATGATATGAAGAGGGCTGTAGAGTCAAAGATGATGAATATCATAAACTCGGTTGTGGGAGCGATGCGTGCTTCACCGGGCGAATAGTCAGGAGGAAGATTTTTTGGGTCATCCTCAAATTGCCCTGGGATGTTAAAGATGGCAGCAAAGGCAACGGTGGCAATCAGGACGGCAACAACAGTGGTTGAGGTGATTGCGTTGTTAAGCCCCTCTGAGTGCATTTTGTTAAGCCGCTTCGCTATGCCTTGCACACGCTTTCTTGTTTGTCGCGTGTGCTCTAGCTGATTATGCACCCCATGTTTTATGTCGCTTACGGTTTGCTTCAGCTCTCTGGCCGTGTTTGCAGTTGGTGCTTTGATTGAACTTGCACTTTGAACTCCATGCTCTCGCAGGATAGCAGCAATCTCAGAGTGCCCTGCTTTCTCAGCAGTGTCGAGAGCAGTTTCTCCGGATTTGTTAATGGCAATCTTGTCCATGCCCTCACATTGGACAAGCTTGTGAACAATCTGCAACCAAAGCATGTGTGTCAGGGACTTCCGTATCTTTCCAAGGGATTTAAAGTCGAATTGAGATAGCAACCTAAAAGTTGAACTTTAAATTGTAAGTGGTGTGCTTACACACCAGCTTTCAAGTAGTAAAACTCGTTCGGTGaagattttagagagagagattagcaACCAGGAGTAGAGTTTCCTGACCTGCAGTCGACCCTTCCTTGTTGCTATATGCAATGCAGTGTTGCCCTTGGAATCAATCATGTTTGTCAAAGGACCTGACTTCACCAGCTCATCCACAAGCTCCACGTTCTGTCCCTTAACTGCCATGTGGAGAGATGTCTGCCCCTTCTTATCAGTTCTTGTAGTGATTCCAGGTTCTTTGCTCAAAAGGGCCTTGAGAATCTCCAAATACCCATGCCTTGCAGCTGAATGCAAGGCAGTTTTCCCATTACTTCTGGCTATGGTGGCCAAGCAACTTCCTTTATCCAAGAGGAAATTTACTACTTCAATATGGCCTTGTGCTGCAGCAGTATGTAATGCAGTAGTGTTGGTTAGATCAACGGTCATTGAGAGTTCGGGAATGGCATCAGTGAGGACCTTCAATATCTCTGCAACAGATAAATAGTTCATGATTATCATTGGAACAAACCGTCAAAACAagagtcataaaaaaaaaaaaattatgttgtaGTAGTAGTCATGACAAATTTTTGCAGTTTCAATACTAAATATTAgataatataatttcaaatgatTTAAGTTCACCATTACCTCTCGTTTTAAGCTTTTGAGATCAGTTGTAATTTAACATGGCGTCAAAGCAGTGGTTGAATTTGAATCCTAACTCTACTCTACTTACtgattaaaatatcaaattccTTTCCTAAGGACAAGTAGTGATTTAACACCAAGTATGTGTTCGATGCtgagaaaaatatatcaaaCGAGAAAGTTAAGAATAAAATCTCAATTTCCAAAGGGACTTACCCAATTCCCCTTGCTTCGCAGCAACATGGAATGCATCGTAGCCATTTCTAGCTTTTGTACCAGCCAATCCAACGTCATAGTGCTTTATCAACTCCTTAACTAAATCGACGCAACCGTTCTCAGCAGCAACATATAGGGCAGTTTCACCCGATTGGTTCTGCTTGGACAACAATTGCTTCAACTCTGCATCCCCATCGTTTGCCAATATCTCCTTAGCCAATTCTAAATTCCCCAATCTCGCCGCCATATGCAGCGGCGTGTCATCCCGTTTTCCGGTCAACTGCTTGGTCATCTTCTTCCCACCCAATCTTTGTTGCCTCTCCGGAGCTTCCATTGATACCAATTCCACTCAACCCGCTAAGAACACACAGAATTAAGAGCGGAAAGAAAGTCCTAGCCTTGGACGGTTTTCTTCTACTTTACAGTTGAACCCCAAATTATCAATCTGCCTATAGATATGGATAAGACTATTCAGATCCTTCCATAGATGAGCATGTAGGAAACTCCTATGACTCTGATACCCATAACAGACTCTGGCATCTTCTGCAACAGAAATTAAGGACTGCtattagataaaaagttaagaACCCAGATGTGTTTGCTTCCgcataattatatacaactttttcttcatctttcatAATTGTCATCAATCATGATACAAGAAAACCATTCTCGGTTTGCCACAATATGCGTAGCAATTCAATGAACAGCTAAGACTAAATTGGCAATTGGGTTTTACCGACCAAGAGATCACAAATTCAAAAGTtcaattatgaaaaataaacaaacagaaGACGAACTGGATGATTATAATAATCCATATAaggagaaaaatgataaattaatcaCCTTCTGCTTGTGAAAAGCTGGGTTTTGTGCCTCCAAATCTAGAAACGGTAGAAAAACTCAGCCAAAGGTATTGAAAATCGGGTGCTGAGAACAAAATGGAAAGCAACGATAGAAAAAGAAGCGTGGAAACGAGGTGTGAAAATGGAGGGCCACAATTTCAGTAGCGAAGAGTAAGTGGAGCTGAGCGAAAGAGTTAATGATAGTTTGGCCCACTTTTGACTTTTAAGTGCTATCATTTCCTCTCCTCAGACTCCTCGGGTCGAACATGTAAGGCCATTGTGCTGTTACTGTAGTAGATTAGTGGAAGTATGAACTACGTAGGAAGGAAGGACGCGCAACCGAGTTTCTTTCTTGCACGTGATCCATACATACAAGGTATATGAAAACAGTCGTGGATCACGCGTGATTACACGTATCACATAAtacgaaaatatatatatttataaatctattacTTAACCCATCTAACACATTTTTTA
This sequence is a window from Carya illinoinensis cultivar Pawnee chromosome 9, C.illinoinensisPawnee_v1, whole genome shotgun sequence. Protein-coding genes within it:
- the LOC122276679 gene encoding ankyrin repeat-containing protein At5g02620-like translates to MEAPERQQRLGGKKMTKQLTGKRDDTPLHMAARLGNLELAKEILANDGDAELKQLLSKQNQSGETALYVAAENGCVDLVKELIKHYDVGLAGTKARNGYDAFHVAAKQGELEILKVLTDAIPELSMTVDLTNTTALHTAAAQGHIEVVNFLLDKGSCLATIARSNGKTALHSAARHGYLEILKALLSKEPGITTRTDKKGQTSLHMAVKGQNVELVDELVKSGPLTNMIDSKGNTALHIATRKGRLQIVHKLVQCEGMDKIAINKSGETALDTAEKAGHSEIAAILREHGVQSASSIKAPTANTARELKQTVSDIKHGVHNQLEHTRQTRKRVQGIAKRLNKMHSEGLNNAITSTTVVAVLIATVAFAAIFNIPGQFEDDPKNLPPDYSPGEARIAPTTEFMIFIIFDSTALFISLAVVVVQTSIVVIERKAKKQMMAIINKLMWLACVLVSVAYLALSYLVVGKNHRGLAVGVTAVGTVIMATTLGTMCYWVIVHRMEASKLRSIRRSSMSSTRSQSRSMSAVMSDSEILSTVYAI
- the LOC122275466 gene encoding probable membrane-associated kinase regulator 4, whose product is MEVCDSGSHDMATNQPSYYNHADEDYIDMELSSSSNFFCYSISSPPQTREFEFQMTSISLEKEPTTSAADELFYRGKLLPLHLPPRLQMVRKILESSSSTTNEHDKTAHEEEGLEENYGNPLIISSSTTPTNTSTPLESCNISPSESCRVSTELNPGEYFFQWPTETGGFINGDRPKRSWSKKLKQIKQFAMGQKLKASRSYLKSLFSKSGCSNESSCAKAAACNVEAKVPSKGEDCLQQFTKEAKKNPFDRYQISTTLMKSIEREMLEESVTSHRRSFSGVIQRHSATKSSSSSTSSSGSSSFSFGSSGFYDLQLLKRSCSANSETEGSIEEAIAHCKQSQRLYGSPRVASEAGVCSQLFASRSAVCGDINEQIRGFCSI